From Cygnus atratus isolate AKBS03 ecotype Queensland, Australia chromosome 1, CAtr_DNAZoo_HiC_assembly, whole genome shotgun sequence, the proteins below share one genomic window:
- the LOC118247550 gene encoding trypsin II-P29, with translation MHSLFLILSCLGAAVAFPGDADDDKIVGGYNCPQHSVPYQVSLNAGYHFCGGSLINSQWVVSAAHCYLSRIQVRLGEYNIYVQEDSEVVRSSSVIIRHPNYSSRTLDNDIMLIKLASAVDYSADVQPIALPTSCAKAGTECLISGWGNTLSSGTNYPELLQCLQAPILSDQECQDAYPGEITSNMICVGFLQGGKDSCQGDSGGPVVCNGELQGIVSWGIGCALKGYPGVYTKVCNYVDWIQKTIAAY, from the exons ATGCATTCTCTCTTCCTCATTCTCTCCTGCCTGGGAGCCGCTG TTGCTTTCCCTGGAGATGCTGATGATGACAAGATTGTGGGAGGCTACAACTGCCCACAGCATTCAGTTCCCTACCAGGTGTCCCTGAATGCTGGGTATCACTTTTGTGGAGGGTCCCTCATCAACAGCCAGTGGGTTGTGTCAGCTGCTCACTGCTACTTATC CCGTATACAAGTGAGGCTGGGAGAGTACAACATTTATGTGCAGGAAGACAGTGAAGTAGTCCGGAGTTCTTCAGTAATCATTCGCCATCCTAACTACAGTTCAAGAACCCTTGATAATGACATTATGTTGATCAAGCTGGCATCCGCCGTGGACTACAGTGCTGACGTTCAACCCATAGCCCTGCCCACCTCTTGTGCCAAGGCAGGGACCGAGTGCCTGATTTCGGGGTGGGGAAACACACTGAGCAGTGGCA CCAATTACCCTGAACTTCTCCAGTGCCTGCAAGCACCAATTCTGAGTGACCAAGAGTGCCAAGATGCTTACCCGGGTGAAATCACCAGCAACATGATCTGCGTAGGATTCCTGCAGGGTGGGAAAGACTCATGCCAG GGTGACTCAGGCGGACCAGTTGTGTGCAACGGAGAACTCCAGGGCATTGTGTCATGGGGAATTGGGTGTGCTCTGAAAGGTTATCCCGGTGTCTACACCAAGGTCTGCAATTATGTTGATTGGATCCAAAAGACCATTGCAGCCTACTGA